A single region of the Pseudomonas granadensis genome encodes:
- a CDS encoding 6,7-dimethyl-8-ribityllumazine synthase: MQPTAIDSKNKHPHGERVAFIQACWHKEIVDQSRKGFVAEMLAQGYQESDIDFFEVGGAFEMPLHAKLLAKTGRYAGIVAAALVVDGGIYRHEFVAQTVVSGLMQVQLETEVPVFSVSLTPHHFHSGEEHQKFFYEHFVHKGQEAARTCADTLRKVRALRRTEPHAVAV, from the coding sequence ATGCAACCCACCGCTATCGACAGCAAAAACAAACACCCGCACGGCGAGCGCGTCGCGTTCATCCAGGCGTGCTGGCACAAGGAAATCGTCGACCAGAGCCGCAAAGGCTTCGTCGCCGAAATGCTTGCTCAGGGTTATCAGGAATCGGACATCGATTTCTTCGAAGTCGGCGGCGCCTTCGAAATGCCTCTGCACGCCAAACTGCTGGCCAAGACCGGTCGTTATGCCGGCATCGTCGCTGCAGCTCTGGTGGTGGACGGCGGCATCTACCGTCATGAGTTCGTCGCCCAGACAGTCGTCAGCGGTCTGATGCAGGTGCAACTGGAAACCGAAGTGCCGGTGTTCTCGGTGTCGCTGACGCCGCATCACTTCCATTCTGGCGAAGAGCATCAGAAGTTTTTCTACGAGCACTTTGTGCACAAGGGTCAGGAAGCGGCGCGGACATGTGCCGATACCCTGCGCAAAGTTCGCGCACTGCGCCGTACCGAGCCGCATGCGGTAGCGGTTTAA
- the astE gene encoding succinylglutamate desuccinylase, with protein MLALGKLLELTLAGREPAEKTQLTVEGVRMRWLSEGALEVRPPEARDNGLDLLLSAGIHGNETAPIELLDRLLHDIARGDLKPRARILFLFGNPEAMRKGERFIEQDVNRLFNGRHEQSSGSEALRACELERLAAIFFSKPERQRLHYDLHTAIRGSKIEQFALYPWKEGRQHSRLELARLRAAGMEAVLLQNKPSIVFSSYTYDKLDAEAFTLELGKARPFGQNDGVNVSLLETRLKQIIEGTEPEMAQAGLDGLQLFSVAREIIKHSDAFRLNLPADIENFSELDMGYVLAEDLANTRWVIEEPGARIIFPNPKVKNGLRAGILIVPATDENLA; from the coding sequence ATGCTCGCCCTCGGCAAACTGCTTGAACTGACCCTCGCCGGCCGCGAACCGGCGGAGAAGACTCAACTGACTGTCGAAGGCGTGCGCATGCGCTGGTTGAGCGAAGGGGCGCTGGAAGTCCGGCCCCCGGAAGCGCGCGACAATGGCCTGGACCTGCTGCTGTCGGCGGGTATCCACGGTAACGAAACCGCACCGATCGAGTTGCTCGACCGGTTGCTGCACGACATCGCTCGCGGCGATCTGAAGCCGCGCGCACGCATTCTGTTCCTGTTCGGTAATCCCGAGGCGATGCGCAAGGGCGAGCGCTTCATCGAGCAGGACGTCAATCGGCTGTTCAACGGCCGGCATGAACAAAGCAGTGGCAGCGAAGCGTTGCGCGCCTGTGAGCTGGAGCGTCTGGCGGCGATTTTCTTCAGCAAACCCGAGCGCCAGCGTTTGCACTACGACCTGCACACGGCGATTCGCGGCTCGAAGATCGAGCAATTTGCGCTGTATCCATGGAAAGAGGGGCGCCAGCATTCGCGTCTTGAACTGGCGCGCCTGCGCGCCGCCGGGATGGAAGCCGTGCTGCTGCAGAACAAGCCGTCGATCGTGTTCAGCTCCTATACCTATGACAAGCTTGATGCCGAGGCTTTCACCCTGGAGCTGGGCAAGGCGCGGCCGTTCGGACAGAACGACGGCGTCAACGTGTCGCTGCTGGAAACTCGCTTGAAGCAAATCATCGAAGGCACCGAGCCGGAGATGGCGCAAGCGGGGCTGGACGGCTTGCAGCTGTTCAGTGTCGCCCGGGAAATCATCAAGCACAGCGATGCGTTCCGCCTGAACCTGCCGGCGGATATCGAGAACTTTTCAGAGTTGGACATGGGGTATGTGCTGGCCGAGGATCTGGCCAATACCCGCTGGGTCATCGAAGAGCCGGGCGCGCGGATCATTTTCCCCAACCCGAAGGTGAAGAACGGCCTGCGCGCCGGCATCCTGATCGTCCCGGCCACCGACGAAAACCTCGCCTGA
- the aruF gene encoding arginine/ornithine succinyltransferase subunit alpha, whose amino-acid sequence MLVMRPAQMADLGEVQRLAADSPIGVTSLPDDVERLSDKIAASEASFAAEVSFNGEESYFFVLEDSATGKLVGCSAIVASAGYSEPFYSFRNETFVHASRELKIHNKIHVLSQCHDLTGNSLLTSFYVQRELVGSPWAELNSRGRLLFVASHPERFADSVVTEIVGYSDENGDSPFWDAIGRNFFDLNYAEAERLCGLKSRTFLAELMPHYPIYVPLLPDSAQEAMGQVHPRAQITFDILMREGFETDHYIDIFDGGPTLHARVSGIRSIAQSRVVPVKLGEPVKGAGRQYLVANAQLQDYRAVLLELDYAPGKPVTLDLEAAEALGVGEGASVRLVAV is encoded by the coding sequence ATGCTGGTGATGCGCCCCGCGCAAATGGCTGATCTGGGCGAGGTACAGCGTCTGGCTGCGGACAGCCCGATTGGTGTCACTTCCTTGCCGGATGACGTGGAACGTCTGAGCGACAAGATCGCCGCGAGCGAAGCGTCGTTTGCCGCCGAAGTGAGCTTCAACGGTGAGGAAAGCTATTTCTTCGTCCTCGAAGATTCCGCCACCGGCAAGCTGGTCGGTTGCTCGGCCATCGTCGCCTCGGCCGGTTATTCGGAGCCGTTCTACAGCTTCCGCAACGAGACCTTCGTCCACGCCTCGCGCGAACTGAAGATCCATAACAAGATCCACGTGCTCTCGCAGTGCCACGATTTGACCGGCAACAGCTTGCTGACCAGTTTCTACGTGCAGCGCGAACTGGTTGGATCGCCGTGGGCCGAGCTCAATTCCCGTGGTCGTCTGCTGTTCGTTGCCAGCCACCCGGAGCGTTTCGCCGATTCGGTGGTGACCGAGATTGTCGGTTACAGCGATGAAAACGGTGACTCGCCGTTCTGGGATGCCATCGGGCGCAACTTCTTCGACCTCAACTACGCCGAAGCCGAACGCCTGTGCGGGCTGAAAAGCCGCACGTTCCTCGCCGAGCTGATGCCGCATTATCCGATCTACGTGCCGTTGCTGCCGGACTCCGCGCAAGAAGCGATGGGCCAGGTGCACCCGCGGGCGCAGATCACCTTCGACATCCTGATGCGCGAAGGCTTCGAGACCGATCACTACATCGACATTTTCGACGGTGGACCGACCCTGCATGCGCGCGTTTCCGGGATCCGCTCGATCGCGCAGAGCCGTGTGGTGCCGGTGAAACTCGGCGAGCCGGTCAAAGGCGCCGGACGCCAGTATCTGGTGGCCAACGCGCAGTTGCAGGATTACCGCGCGGTGTTGCTCGAGCTGGATTACGCGCCGGGCAAACCGGTGACTCTGGATCTGGAAGCGGCCGAAGCCCTGGGCGTCGGTGAAGGCGCCAGCGTGCGCCTGGTGGCGGTTTAA
- a CDS encoding aspartate aminotransferase family protein, giving the protein MSVEHAAVQRADFDQVMVPNYAPAAFIPVRGAGSRVWDQAGRELIDFAGGIAVNVLGHAHPALVGALTEQANKLWHVSNVFTNEPALRLAHKLIDATFAERAFFCNSGAEANEAAFKLARRVAFDRFGSEKYEIIAALNSFHGRTLFTVNVGGQSKYSDGFGPKITGITHVPYNDLAALKAAVSDKTCAVVLEPIQGEGGVLPAELAYLQGARELCDAHNALLVFDEVQTGMGRSGKLFAYQHYGVTPDILTSAKSLGGGFPIAAMLTTEALAKHLVVGTHGTTYGGNPLACAVAEAVIDVVNTPEVLSGVNAKHDKFKARLEQIGEKYGLFTQVRGLGLLIGCVLNDAWKGKAKDIFNAAEKEGLMILQAGPDVIRFAPSLVVEDADIDAGLDRFERAAAALTQA; this is encoded by the coding sequence ATGTCCGTTGAGCACGCTGCGGTACAACGCGCCGATTTCGACCAGGTAATGGTTCCCAACTACGCGCCTGCCGCTTTCATTCCGGTGCGTGGCGCCGGTTCCCGTGTCTGGGATCAGGCCGGCCGCGAGCTGATCGACTTCGCCGGCGGGATTGCCGTCAACGTATTGGGCCACGCGCACCCGGCGCTGGTCGGTGCCTTGACCGAGCAGGCCAACAAGCTGTGGCATGTGTCCAACGTATTCACCAACGAGCCGGCGCTGCGCCTGGCGCACAAGCTGATCGACGCGACGTTCGCCGAACGCGCATTCTTCTGCAACTCCGGCGCTGAAGCCAACGAGGCCGCGTTCAAGCTGGCCCGTCGCGTCGCGTTCGACCGGTTCGGCAGCGAGAAGTACGAAATCATCGCCGCGCTGAACAGCTTCCACGGCCGTACCCTGTTCACCGTCAACGTCGGTGGTCAGTCGAAGTACTCCGACGGTTTCGGCCCGAAAATCACCGGTATCACCCATGTCCCTTACAACGACTTGGCGGCGCTGAAAGCTGCGGTGTCCGACAAGACCTGCGCGGTCGTGCTCGAACCGATTCAGGGCGAGGGCGGCGTACTGCCGGCCGAACTGGCTTACCTGCAAGGCGCCCGTGAATTGTGCGACGCGCACAACGCGCTGCTGGTATTCGACGAAGTGCAGACCGGCATGGGCCGCAGCGGCAAGCTGTTCGCCTACCAGCATTACGGCGTGACCCCGGACATTCTCACCAGCGCCAAGAGCCTGGGCGGCGGTTTCCCGATCGCGGCGATGCTGACGACCGAAGCGCTGGCCAAGCACCTGGTGGTCGGCACTCACGGCACCACTTACGGCGGCAACCCGCTGGCCTGTGCAGTGGCCGAAGCGGTGATCGATGTGGTCAACACGCCAGAAGTGTTGAGCGGTGTGAATGCCAAGCACGACAAGTTCAAGGCGCGCCTTGAGCAGATCGGCGAGAAATACGGCTTGTTCACCCAGGTGCGTGGCCTCGGTCTGCTGATCGGCTGCGTGCTCAACGACGCCTGGAAAGGCAAGGCCAAGGACATCTTCAACGCCGCTGAAAAAGAAGGCCTGATGATTCTCCAGGCCGGCCCGGACGTGATTCGTTTCGCCCCGAGCCTGGTGGTTGAAGACGCCGATATCGATGCTGGTCTGGACCGCTTCGAACGCGCTGCTGCTGCACTGACGCAAGCTTGA
- the astB gene encoding N-succinylarginine dihydrolase, with product MKSYEVNFDGLVGPTHNYGGLSYGNVASQSNSQQSSSPKEAALQGLAKMKALMEMGFQQGVLAPQERPDVAALRRLGFSGTDAQVIERAAKEAMPLLVASCSASSMWVANAATVSPSADTADGRVHFTAANLNCKYHRSIEHPTTSRVLGAMFANQQHFAHHSALPAVAQFGDEGAANHTRFCREYGEAGVEFFVFGRSAFDNRYPAPQKYPARQTLEASQAVARLHGLREDGVVYAQQNPNVIDQGVFHNDVIAVGNGEVLFYHEDAFLETEQMLAELESKLARVGGKFQSVCVPRSAVTVDDAVRSYLFNSQLLSRPDGSMLLIVPQECQANERVWAYLQSLTSSGGLIREVKVFDLKQSMQNGGGPACLRLRVALNETELAAVNPGVIMTPPLYGSLTAWVEKHYRDRLSESDLADPQLLLECRTALDELTQILKLGAVYPFQIN from the coding sequence ATGAAATCCTACGAAGTCAATTTTGACGGTCTAGTGGGGCCGACCCATAACTACGGTGGTCTGTCCTACGGCAACGTTGCCTCTCAGAGCAACAGCCAGCAATCCTCGAGCCCGAAAGAAGCGGCGCTGCAAGGCTTGGCGAAAATGAAAGCGCTGATGGAAATGGGCTTTCAGCAGGGCGTACTGGCGCCGCAGGAGCGTCCGGACGTGGCCGCACTGCGCCGCCTGGGTTTCAGCGGCACTGACGCGCAAGTGATCGAGCGCGCCGCCAAAGAAGCCATGCCGCTGCTGGTCGCCAGTTGTTCGGCATCGAGCATGTGGGTGGCCAACGCCGCCACGGTCAGCCCGAGCGCAGACACCGCTGACGGCCGCGTGCATTTCACTGCCGCCAACCTCAACTGCAAATATCACCGCAGCATCGAACACCCGACCACCAGTCGCGTGCTCGGGGCGATGTTCGCCAATCAGCAGCACTTCGCCCATCACTCGGCATTGCCGGCGGTTGCGCAATTCGGTGACGAAGGCGCGGCCAACCACACGCGTTTCTGCCGTGAATATGGCGAGGCGGGCGTCGAGTTCTTCGTGTTCGGCCGCAGTGCGTTCGACAACCGTTACCCGGCGCCTCAAAAGTACCCGGCGCGGCAGACCCTCGAAGCCTCGCAGGCCGTGGCGCGTCTGCACGGTCTGCGTGAAGACGGCGTGGTCTACGCCCAGCAGAATCCCAACGTGATCGATCAGGGCGTGTTCCATAACGACGTGATCGCCGTGGGCAACGGTGAGGTGCTGTTCTATCACGAGGACGCGTTCCTCGAGACCGAACAGATGCTCGCTGAGCTGGAAAGCAAACTGGCCAGGGTCGGTGGCAAGTTCCAGTCGGTGTGTGTGCCGCGCTCGGCGGTCACCGTGGACGACGCGGTGCGCTCGTACCTGTTCAACAGCCAGTTACTGTCGCGCCCTGACGGTTCGATGCTGCTGATCGTGCCGCAAGAGTGCCAGGCCAACGAGCGCGTCTGGGCGTATCTGCAAAGCCTGACCAGCTCCGGCGGTCTGATACGCGAAGTGAAAGTCTTCGATCTCAAGCAGAGCATGCAGAACGGCGGCGGCCCGGCGTGCCTGCGCTTGCGCGTGGCGCTCAACGAAACGGAACTGGCGGCGGTTAACCCAGGGGTTATCATGACGCCACCGTTGTACGGTTCGTTGACCGCATGGGTTGAAAAGCACTACCGCGACCGCCTCAGCGAAAGCGATCTGGCGGACCCGCAGTTGTTGCTTGAATGCCGGACGGCACTGGATGAACTGACGCAAATCCTTAAACTGGGCGCGGTTTATCCCTTCCAGATCAATTGA
- the astD gene encoding succinylglutamate-semialdehyde dehydrogenase encodes MNSLYIAGEWLAGQGEAFQSLNPVTQQVLWSGEGATAAQVESAVQAARQAFPGWARRSLDERIIVLEAFAAALKNHSDELARTIGEETGKPLWEATTEVTSMVNKIAISVQSYRERTGEKSGPLGDATAVLRHKPHGVVAVFGPYNFPGHLPNGHIVPALLAGNSVLFKPSELTPKVAELTVKCWIEAGLPAGVLNLLQGARETGIALAANLGIDGLFFTGSSRTGNHLHQQFAGRPDKILALEMGGNNPLVVDEVADLDAAVYTIIQSAFISAGQRCTCARRLLVPQGAWGDSLLKRLVEVSATIEVGAFDQQPAPFMGSVVSLGAAKALMDAQEQLLANGAVSLLQMTQPQAQSALLTPGIVDVTAVAERPDEELFGPLLQVIRYADFEAAIVEANNTAYGLAAGLLSDSEARYQQFWLESRAGIVNWNKQLTGAASSAPFGGVGASGNHRASAYYAADYCAYPVASLETPSLVLPASLTPGVKMA; translated from the coding sequence ATGAATTCGCTATACATCGCAGGTGAGTGGCTGGCCGGTCAGGGCGAAGCCTTTCAATCGTTGAACCCGGTCACCCAGCAGGTATTGTGGTCGGGCGAGGGCGCTACCGCCGCTCAGGTCGAATCCGCCGTGCAGGCCGCACGTCAGGCATTTCCGGGCTGGGCGCGTCGTTCGCTGGACGAACGCATCATTGTGCTCGAAGCGTTTGCCGCCGCGCTGAAGAACCATTCTGACGAACTGGCCCGCACCATTGGTGAGGAAACCGGCAAGCCGTTGTGGGAAGCCACGACCGAAGTCACCAGCATGGTCAACAAGATTGCCATCTCGGTGCAGAGCTACCGTGAGCGTACCGGCGAAAAGAGCGGCCCGCTGGGCGACGCCACCGCCGTGTTGCGCCACAAACCACACGGCGTGGTCGCGGTGTTCGGCCCGTACAACTTCCCCGGCCATTTGCCCAACGGGCATATCGTGCCGGCACTGCTGGCGGGCAACAGCGTGCTGTTCAAGCCGAGCGAGCTGACGCCAAAAGTCGCCGAGCTGACGGTCAAGTGCTGGATTGAAGCCGGTCTGCCGGCCGGTGTGTTGAACCTGCTGCAAGGCGCGCGGGAAACCGGCATTGCACTGGCGGCGAACCTGGGCATCGACGGTCTGTTCTTCACTGGTTCGAGCCGCACCGGCAACCATCTGCACCAGCAATTCGCCGGACGTCCGGACAAGATCCTGGCGCTGGAAATGGGCGGCAACAATCCGCTGGTGGTCGACGAGGTTGCCGATCTCGATGCTGCGGTTTACACGATCATTCAGTCGGCGTTCATCTCCGCCGGCCAGCGTTGCACCTGCGCGCGCCGTTTGCTGGTGCCGCAAGGCGCGTGGGGCGACAGCCTGCTCAAGCGTCTGGTCGAAGTCAGTGCGACCATCGAAGTCGGCGCGTTCGACCAGCAGCCAGCGCCGTTCATGGGCTCGGTGGTTTCCCTCGGCGCAGCGAAAGCGCTGATGGATGCTCAGGAACAATTGCTGGCCAACGGCGCAGTGTCGCTGCTGCAAATGACTCAGCCGCAAGCGCAGTCGGCATTGCTGACGCCGGGCATTGTCGACGTCACCGCGGTGGCTGAGCGCCCGGACGAAGAGCTGTTCGGGCCGTTGCTGCAAGTGATCCGCTATGCCGATTTTGAAGCCGCCATCGTCGAAGCCAACAACACCGCCTACGGTCTGGCTGCCGGCCTGCTGTCGGATTCCGAAGCGCGTTACCAGCAGTTCTGGCTGGAAAGCCGCGCCGGCATCGTCAACTGGAACAAACAACTGACCGGGGCCGCGAGCAGCGCGCCGTTCGGCGGCGTCGGCGCTTCGGGCAACCATCGCGCCAGCGCCTACTACGCCGCGGATTACTGCGCGTACCCGGTGGCGTCGCTGGAAACCCCGAGCCTGGTGTTGCCTGCTTCCCTGACACCCGGCGTGAAAATGGCGTAA
- the astA gene encoding arginine N-succinyltransferase: MIVRPVRSSDLPALIDLARSTGTGLTTLPANEERLAHRVGWAEKTFRGEAGRGDADYLFVLEDDNGRVVGISAIAGAVGLREPWYNFRVGLTVSASQELNIYREIPTLFLANDLTGNSELCSLFLHADYRSGLNGRMLSKARMLFIAEFPELFGNKIIAEMRGVSDDAGRSPFWESLGRHFFKMEFSQADYLTGVGNKAFIAELMPKFPLYTCFLSPDARNVIGQVHPDTEPALAMLKGEGFSYQGYVDIFDAGPAIECETAKIRAVRDSEALVLAVGTPGDDATPFIIHNRKREDCRITAAPARLAAGTLVVDPQTAKRLQLSAGDQVRAVALSAARESKQ, from the coding sequence ATGATTGTTCGTCCCGTACGCAGCAGCGATTTACCCGCGCTGATCGATCTGGCCCGCAGCACCGGCACCGGCCTCACTACCTTGCCGGCCAACGAAGAACGTCTGGCCCACCGGGTCGGCTGGGCCGAAAAGACCTTTCGCGGCGAAGCCGGCCGTGGCGATGCGGACTACCTGTTCGTGCTCGAAGACGACAATGGCCGCGTGGTGGGGATTTCTGCCATCGCTGGCGCGGTCGGTCTGCGTGAGCCGTGGTACAACTTCCGCGTCGGCCTGACCGTCAGCGCCTCGCAGGAACTGAATATCTATCGCGAGATTCCGACGCTGTTCCTGGCCAACGACCTGACCGGCAATTCCGAGTTGTGCTCGCTGTTCCTGCACGCCGATTACCGCAGCGGTCTGAACGGCCGCATGCTGTCCAAGGCGCGCATGCTGTTCATCGCCGAGTTCCCGGAGCTGTTCGGCAACAAGATCATTGCCGAGATGCGCGGCGTGTCCGACGACGCCGGGCGCTCGCCGTTCTGGGAAAGCCTGGGCCGGCACTTCTTCAAGATGGAATTCAGCCAGGCTGATTACCTGACCGGCGTCGGCAACAAGGCGTTCATCGCCGAACTGATGCCGAAATTCCCGCTGTACACCTGCTTCCTGTCGCCGGATGCGCGCAACGTGATCGGCCAGGTCCACCCGGACACCGAGCCGGCGCTGGCGATGCTCAAGGGGGAAGGTTTCAGCTATCAGGGTTACGTCGATATCTTCGACGCCGGCCCGGCGATCGAATGCGAAACCGCCAAGATCCGCGCGGTGCGTGACAGCGAAGCGCTGGTGCTGGCCGTTGGCACGCCGGGCGACGACGCCACGCCGTTCATCATCCATAACCGCAAACGCGAAGACTGCCGCATCACCGCGGCGCCTGCGCGTCTGGCCGCCGGCACGCTGGTGGTTGACCCGCAGACCGCCAAACGTCTTCAACTCAGCGCCGGCGATCAGGTTCGCGCCGTGGCGTTGTCCGCTGCACGGGAGTCGAAACAATGA